In Pseudofrankia saprophytica, one genomic interval encodes:
- a CDS encoding VOC family protein: protein MKVEEHPVELDGRPGTLLNGVDHVALMTGDSERLHVFYREVFDATVAYDMPGPGGGRLSFVRIGPTTELNVFEIPGNTEARRQTSMFGRGRLDHLGLRAASLEAFDLIRGRLIARGASDGFVTDFGPTLSLFFRDPDGLEGEVCVPNPAGRPGVYNPPGTPAPGYQA from the coding sequence ATGAAGGTCGAGGAACATCCCGTAGAACTGGACGGCCGGCCGGGGACGTTGCTGAACGGCGTGGACCATGTGGCACTCATGACGGGCGACAGTGAGCGGCTGCACGTCTTCTACCGCGAGGTGTTCGATGCCACCGTCGCCTACGACATGCCAGGACCCGGCGGAGGTCGGCTGTCCTTCGTCCGGATCGGCCCGACCACCGAGCTCAACGTCTTCGAGATACCCGGCAACACCGAAGCACGGCGTCAGACGTCGATGTTCGGTCGCGGCCGTCTCGATCACCTGGGTCTGCGGGCCGCCTCTCTGGAGGCGTTTGACCTGATCCGCGGACGACTCATCGCCCGCGGCGCGTCCGACGGCTTCGTGACCGATTTCGGCCCGACCCTCAGCCTGTTCTTCCGGGACCCAGACGGGCTGGAGGGAGAGGTCTGCGTCCCGAACCCGGCAGGTCGGCCGGGCGTCTACAACCCTCCCGGCACTCCCGCGCCCGGATACCAGGCGTAG
- a CDS encoding ATP-binding protein, with translation MRKQDRPFVGRREEMLLLRSRSRTAAEGRGGVVLVTGPAGIGKTRLVEEALRPDARSPAIPPAGASTPAPVGRGYCVADHAAPALWPWQQALLALTRGGGGPAGIAAALDLLGAAGRQNAPGDAASAASSRFAALAAVADAVLTAATVPLVIVLEDLHWADTNSVELLRQVAGGIVDSQLMLIATLRTLPDEASNAVGELSRLDSVDTVPLLPLTAAAIREYLTALDPAASFAARAGEVARRSGGLPLLLDAAARDTDSPGTVAVRDLVATLLAQLPTSARRVVQVAALLRPPVDAELVGRVAEVDESTAGMALDAACRAGLLARATSSLGVEGQEFAFTHGLLADGLTDLLDPVERRGIHRRAAVTLQARPATVPGLAAEVTRHWRGAGGDEEAQRCAARWARQAAAESIQASAYDEAASHLRTAVAALRQAGAGDAELAETTLELARSCYLAGALAKALQQCEQTAAAAGRAGRADLTAAAALVMRWVDFPQATEAIPRLCRVALATPQPAHLRSQLLSQLATALGEAGSTEAARQHVDEAMEVARASGDAQALLDAARTREMALDGPDDAQERLRMAATAIEQADRLGQPLSAVLGQQWKIRAAYQLGRLDLVDEAMTAVAALADRSGLPLARWHRLRGVAARAALEGRFAAARSADLEARRLGSRAGDAQSIGLSYAFAAHLAALRGDATELPDDYWPALEAFPPSPLMTVNRANGLLLEGRREEALAWYERLRWTLGEPVVGTRGLGVLMQLIDLVEAFGDPPAAEALAAQLKPYAAYPGAVGGPTVFFIGSMQGHYGRALAHAGELRDAEAALRAAIAQDAALGARAHVVLGRLALAGVLRRLDDPDAAAAVAGAAAAEARRLDMAGPLARADRLLADLAAARRAADPLTPREHEVAALVVQAMSNREIAARLVLSERTVESHIRSILAKLGYTNRTELVARWRA, from the coding sequence GTGCGGAAACAGGATCGCCCGTTTGTCGGGCGGCGGGAGGAGATGCTGCTGCTGCGTTCGCGTTCGCGGACGGCGGCGGAGGGCCGGGGCGGCGTCGTGCTGGTGACCGGCCCGGCTGGAATCGGCAAGACCCGGCTGGTCGAGGAGGCGCTGCGGCCGGACGCGAGGTCCCCGGCCATCCCACCGGCGGGCGCGTCGACACCGGCGCCGGTCGGCCGAGGCTACTGCGTCGCCGATCACGCCGCGCCGGCGCTGTGGCCCTGGCAGCAGGCGCTGCTGGCCCTGACCCGCGGCGGCGGGGGGCCGGCGGGAATCGCCGCCGCGCTGGACCTGCTGGGCGCGGCCGGAAGGCAGAACGCGCCTGGTGACGCGGCGAGCGCCGCCTCGTCACGGTTCGCCGCCCTGGCCGCCGTCGCCGACGCGGTGCTGACCGCCGCCACCGTGCCACTGGTGATCGTGCTGGAGGATCTGCACTGGGCCGACACGAACAGCGTCGAACTGCTGCGGCAGGTCGCCGGCGGGATCGTCGACAGCCAGCTGATGCTGATCGCGACGTTGCGCACCCTGCCGGACGAAGCCAGTAACGCCGTGGGTGAGCTCTCGCGGCTGGACAGTGTCGACACCGTGCCGCTGCTGCCGCTGACAGCCGCGGCGATCCGGGAGTACCTCACGGCACTCGACCCCGCAGCATCCTTCGCCGCGCGCGCCGGGGAGGTGGCGCGGCGCAGCGGCGGGCTCCCCCTGCTGCTCGACGCCGCCGCCCGCGACACCGACTCTCCTGGGACGGTCGCGGTACGCGATCTCGTCGCGACGCTGCTGGCTCAGCTTCCGACGTCGGCACGGCGCGTCGTCCAGGTCGCCGCGCTGCTGCGGCCGCCGGTGGACGCCGAGCTCGTCGGCCGGGTTGCCGAGGTCGACGAGTCGACGGCCGGGATGGCGCTGGACGCCGCGTGCCGGGCCGGTCTGCTGGCCCGGGCGACCTCGTCGCTCGGCGTCGAGGGGCAGGAGTTCGCATTCACCCACGGCCTGCTGGCCGACGGTTTGACGGACCTTCTCGATCCGGTCGAGCGGCGTGGGATCCACCGGCGGGCCGCCGTCACGTTGCAGGCGCGACCGGCGACGGTTCCCGGGCTCGCCGCCGAGGTCACTCGTCATTGGCGGGGCGCCGGCGGCGACGAGGAAGCGCAGCGCTGCGCGGCCCGGTGGGCCAGGCAGGCGGCTGCCGAGTCGATCCAGGCCTCGGCCTACGACGAGGCGGCCTCGCACCTGCGCACCGCGGTGGCGGCGTTGCGGCAGGCTGGTGCCGGCGACGCGGAGCTCGCGGAGACGACGTTGGAGCTGGCTCGCTCCTGCTACCTGGCCGGGGCATTGGCCAAGGCGCTCCAGCAGTGCGAACAGACAGCCGCCGCGGCCGGGCGGGCGGGTCGGGCGGACCTCACGGCCGCGGCGGCGCTGGTGATGCGCTGGGTGGACTTCCCGCAGGCCACGGAGGCGATCCCCCGGCTGTGCCGGGTGGCGCTCGCCACGCCGCAGCCGGCGCACCTGCGGTCCCAGCTGTTGTCCCAACTCGCAACGGCCCTGGGTGAGGCCGGATCGACGGAGGCGGCCCGCCAGCACGTCGACGAGGCCATGGAGGTCGCGCGGGCGAGCGGTGACGCCCAGGCGCTGCTCGACGCCGCCCGCACTCGCGAGATGGCGCTGGATGGTCCGGACGACGCGCAGGAACGGCTGCGGATGGCCGCGACCGCCATCGAGCAGGCCGATCGGCTCGGCCAGCCGCTGTCCGCCGTCCTCGGACAGCAGTGGAAGATCAGAGCCGCCTACCAGCTCGGGCGCCTCGACCTCGTCGATGAGGCGATGACCGCCGTGGCGGCGCTGGCCGACCGCAGCGGCCTCCCGCTGGCGAGGTGGCATCGGTTGCGCGGCGTGGCGGCTCGGGCCGCGCTGGAAGGCAGGTTCGCCGCCGCGCGGTCGGCCGACCTCGAGGCCCGCCGGCTGGGCTCGCGGGCCGGAGACGCGCAGTCGATCGGCCTGAGCTACGCCTTCGCCGCTCACCTGGCCGCGCTGCGGGGAGATGCCACCGAACTCCCGGACGACTACTGGCCGGCGTTGGAAGCATTCCCGCCCTCACCGCTCATGACGGTGAACCGGGCCAACGGCCTGCTGCTCGAAGGACGCCGCGAGGAAGCCCTGGCCTGGTATGAGCGCCTGCGTTGGACGCTGGGCGAGCCGGTCGTCGGTACCCGGGGGCTTGGCGTTCTGATGCAGCTGATCGACCTCGTCGAGGCGTTCGGGGACCCGCCGGCCGCGGAGGCTCTCGCCGCCCAGCTGAAGCCCTACGCCGCCTACCCCGGGGCGGTCGGGGGACCAACGGTCTTCTTCATCGGCTCCATGCAGGGCCACTACGGGCGCGCGCTGGCCCACGCGGGAGAGCTGCGCGACGCCGAGGCGGCGCTGCGGGCCGCGATCGCGCAGGACGCCGCGCTCGGTGCGCGCGCCCACGTCGTGCTGGGCCGGCTGGCCCTCGCGGGCGTGCTGCGCCGCCTCGACGACCCTGACGCCGCCGCGGCCGTCGCGGGCGCGGCAGCGGCCGAGGCTCGCCGGTTGGACATGGCCGGGCCGCTCGCCCGTGCCGACCGGCTGCTCGCCGACCTGGCGGCTGCCCGCCGGGCGGCCGACCCGCTGACCCCGCGTGAGCACGAGGTGGCCGCGCTCGTCGTCCAGGCCATGTCCAACCGGGAGATCGCGGCGCGGCTGGTGCTCAGCGAACGCACCGTGGAAAGCCATATCCGTTCCATCCTCGCCAAGCTCGGCTACACCAACCGAACCGAGCTGGTCGCCCGCTGGCGGGCCTGA
- a CDS encoding MFS transporter produces MARPSAPLPLRSSAFRRYLLGQLVSVPCSWAQVVALAWVVVDLAPAAMGWVVTLQFLPSLLLGPWFGAVADRYDRRRLLMAAEAGLGLVALAYAAASMAGVLTLPVVCLLSAIWGVVNALDTPARRALVPMLVPPAHAPGAAALSGTVMLAGMTAGSGLGALALAHVGVTATFALNALSFLADVALLATIRVGPSPRLARAPRQIRDGLRYLWHAPRLRTPLVALAVVATFAATFQVTVPIFIRAAFDGGASLIGTAFTAVTAGSLVGTLAAAARGMPGRHTMARTNLAMVAAMIVTATAPTAPIALVGLAGIGIAWSFFLMSVIAVLQTGEPAMMGRVMSLFALVMLGGTAVGGPIASALTTVAGVRAPFALGATAAAVAVAVSWRHAAGSADRAGQHVTAVDAGQCCALSQPSQARAFWKRRSQGPYSPSPPAGAAGGPG; encoded by the coding sequence ATGGCCAGACCGTCCGCGCCGCTCCCGCTGCGCTCGTCCGCGTTCCGGCGCTACCTGCTCGGCCAGCTGGTGTCGGTGCCCTGTTCCTGGGCGCAGGTCGTCGCGCTCGCCTGGGTGGTGGTCGATCTCGCCCCGGCAGCCATGGGATGGGTGGTGACCCTGCAGTTCCTGCCCAGCCTGCTCCTCGGACCGTGGTTCGGGGCCGTCGCCGACCGGTACGACCGCCGCCGGCTGCTGATGGCCGCCGAGGCCGGCCTCGGCCTGGTAGCGCTGGCGTACGCCGCCGCGTCCATGGCGGGCGTCCTGACGCTGCCCGTCGTCTGTCTGCTCAGCGCGATCTGGGGCGTGGTCAACGCACTGGACACGCCGGCGAGGCGGGCCCTGGTGCCGATGCTCGTGCCGCCGGCCCACGCGCCGGGCGCGGCAGCGCTGAGCGGAACTGTCATGTTGGCCGGCATGACGGCCGGGTCAGGACTCGGCGCGCTGGCGTTGGCCCACGTCGGCGTCACGGCCACGTTCGCTCTGAACGCCCTCTCGTTCCTGGCCGACGTCGCGCTGCTCGCCACGATCCGGGTCGGGCCCTCGCCCCGGCTCGCGCGAGCGCCTCGACAGATCCGTGACGGGCTCCGCTATCTGTGGCACGCGCCGCGTCTCCGGACGCCGTTGGTCGCCCTCGCCGTGGTCGCGACCTTCGCCGCGACCTTTCAGGTCACCGTGCCGATCTTCATCCGGGCCGCCTTCGACGGCGGAGCATCCCTCATCGGCACCGCCTTCACGGCGGTGACCGCGGGAAGCCTCGTCGGCACGCTCGCCGCGGCCGCTCGGGGTATGCCCGGCCGGCACACCATGGCGCGAACGAACCTGGCCATGGTGGCCGCGATGATCGTGACCGCGACGGCTCCCACCGCGCCGATCGCGCTCGTCGGCCTGGCGGGCATCGGCATCGCGTGGTCGTTCTTCCTCATGTCCGTGATCGCCGTTCTGCAGACCGGCGAACCCGCGATGATGGGCCGGGTCATGTCGCTGTTCGCTCTCGTCATGCTCGGGGGCACCGCCGTCGGCGGTCCGATCGCGTCAGCCCTGACCACGGTCGCGGGAGTACGTGCACCGTTCGCTCTGGGAGCGACGGCCGCGGCAGTCGCCGTCGCCGTGTCGTGGCGACATGCTGCCGGCTCCGCTGACCGCGCCGGCCAGCACGTGACGGCCGTCGACGCCGGACAGTGCTGCGCCCTGTCTCAGCCGAGCCAGGCGCGCGCGTTCTGGAAGAGGCGCAGCCAGGGCCCGTACTCGCCGTCGCCACCGGCGGGGGCGGCCGGGGGACCCGGCTGA
- a CDS encoding SpoIIE family protein phosphatase, translating to MDEGPDTRTFQASQGAVGWDTVELDAARLYRAVSGVGIGLWDWDVATGRVLTDCAAARLLGLSAEPGPVSIDDVTAKVHPDERATVLRAREIALQTRSTFLEEYRVVHPDGSVTWVQTRAGVLVDTADGTLRVIGFTTDRTSARTVRERVARALDHVGDIVLVLDEDDTIVYANIEAMRQFGMARQDVVGRAAADVLLSPLRDHVAELRRRRAGPAAPGESNAATVLEVEETDSAGMWWAVRMFTIPEGLVVTMRNVDARHHADAERAELIGSLSSALRRSGQLMDVTVELGQALTVDELVDVAARTSASNLGVLFTGVVLLEEDAPPRVITRPYSEFLTRAWTRMPDFGPAVTSQLLHTGQPRFDENRAGYLRDFPDRAPNLDAMSIDAMASLPLIVSGRAIGVMLLGWPTPRTFDEDERRFLLTLVGPFAQAIERARLYERQMSTVETLQRAVLPRTLPDLEGVRLAARYLPAARDIGIGGDWYDATVLANGTVSLVVGDVGGHGLPAVSTMAELRHAARAYALQLQAPADITTQLSANLGDRGADEVLATAVVAHLDPATGWLTWSCAGHPPPLLLTSEQEGSEPGSGGATRYLEEVHGPILGVDATATYGQSSILLPPEAGLLLYSDGLVERRGRSLTDQLEALAEAALAGMLACQGPANLCDRILRAIAPPEREDDLCLLAVATR from the coding sequence ATGGACGAAGGGCCGGACACGCGGACGTTCCAGGCGAGCCAGGGTGCCGTCGGCTGGGACACGGTCGAGCTGGACGCGGCCCGGCTGTACCGGGCGGTCTCGGGTGTCGGCATCGGGCTGTGGGACTGGGATGTCGCCACCGGGCGGGTGCTCACCGACTGCGCCGCCGCCCGGCTGCTCGGCCTGAGCGCGGAGCCGGGGCCGGTGTCGATAGACGACGTCACGGCGAAGGTGCACCCCGACGAGCGGGCGACGGTGCTGCGCGCCCGGGAGATCGCGCTGCAGACCCGAAGCACCTTCCTGGAGGAGTACCGGGTGGTGCACCCGGACGGCTCGGTGACCTGGGTGCAGACGCGCGCAGGCGTGCTCGTCGACACGGCGGACGGCACGCTGCGCGTCATCGGCTTCACGACCGACCGGACCTCGGCCCGCACGGTCCGGGAACGGGTCGCCCGGGCACTCGACCACGTGGGCGACATCGTGCTCGTGCTCGACGAGGACGACACGATCGTGTACGCCAACATCGAGGCGATGCGGCAGTTCGGCATGGCGCGCCAGGACGTCGTCGGCCGGGCGGCCGCGGACGTGCTCCTCTCTCCGCTGCGCGACCACGTCGCGGAGCTGCGCCGCCGCCGCGCCGGCCCGGCCGCGCCAGGGGAGTCGAACGCGGCCACGGTGCTCGAGGTCGAGGAGACCGATTCCGCCGGGATGTGGTGGGCGGTCCGCATGTTCACGATCCCCGAGGGCCTGGTCGTCACGATGCGCAACGTCGACGCGCGCCACCACGCCGACGCGGAGCGGGCGGAGCTGATCGGGTCGCTGTCGTCGGCGCTGCGCCGCTCCGGGCAGCTGATGGACGTCACGGTCGAACTCGGCCAGGCCCTGACGGTGGACGAGCTTGTCGACGTCGCCGCGCGGACGAGCGCGTCCAACCTCGGCGTGCTCTTCACCGGCGTCGTGCTGCTGGAGGAGGACGCCCCGCCTCGGGTCATCACCCGGCCTTACTCGGAGTTCCTCACCCGGGCCTGGACACGGATGCCCGACTTCGGCCCGGCCGTCACGTCCCAGCTGCTACATACCGGTCAGCCCCGGTTCGACGAGAACCGGGCGGGGTATCTGCGTGACTTCCCCGATCGGGCACCGAACCTCGACGCGATGAGCATCGACGCGATGGCCAGCCTGCCGTTGATCGTGTCCGGGCGTGCGATCGGCGTGATGCTGCTGGGCTGGCCCACACCGCGGACCTTCGACGAGGACGAGCGCCGTTTCCTGCTGACCCTCGTCGGCCCGTTCGCTCAGGCGATCGAACGGGCCCGCCTCTACGAACGGCAGATGTCCACCGTCGAGACGCTGCAACGTGCCGTCCTGCCGCGAACACTTCCGGACCTCGAGGGTGTCCGGCTGGCCGCCCGCTACCTGCCGGCCGCCCGCGACATCGGGATCGGTGGCGACTGGTATGACGCGACCGTGCTCGCCAACGGAACGGTGAGCCTCGTCGTCGGCGACGTCGGCGGCCACGGCCTGCCAGCGGTCTCGACGATGGCCGAGCTACGGCACGCGGCCAGGGCGTACGCGCTGCAGCTGCAGGCACCGGCGGACATCACCACCCAGCTGTCGGCCAACCTCGGCGACCGGGGGGCGGACGAGGTGCTCGCCACCGCGGTGGTCGCCCATCTGGATCCCGCCACGGGCTGGCTGACCTGGTCGTGCGCCGGGCACCCGCCGCCGCTGCTCCTGACCTCTGAGCAGGAAGGGAGCGAACCGGGAAGCGGGGGCGCGACGCGTTACCTGGAAGAGGTGCACGGCCCGATCCTCGGCGTCGACGCCACGGCCACCTACGGCCAGAGCAGCATTCTGCTCCCGCCGGAAGCGGGCCTCCTGCTCTACAGCGACGGCCTGGTGGAGCGCCGGGGCCGTTCGCTGACGGATCAGCTCGAGGCGCTTGCCGAGGCCGCCCTGGCCGGGATGCTGGCCTGCCAGGGCCCCGCCAACCTCTGCGACCGCATCCTGCGCGCGATCGCCCCGCCGGAGCGGGAGGACGACCTGTGCCTGCTCGCCGTCGCCACGCGCTGA
- a CDS encoding SLC13 family permease translates to MSATILTAAGQAAEKAPWDSHDTRLIVVALAGIVLIVALIVWAKFHPFLALVLGSAFVGLVGGVGLSSVIKNFETGVGSTLQEVGLLIALGAMLGKLLADSGGANRVIDTLLARASGRAIPWMMALVAVIIGLPMFFEIGLVLLLPVIVLVTQRSGLKLMRVAIPALAGLSALHGLVPPHPGPLLAISAVNAQLGTTLALGVAVAVPTVVICGPLFSLLAARWVPVGPPAVAGGVDTASTPATPAAAAAAAAAAQPSTTTPTAAGPTAEPAAATATATVTRPADPGTAAPEHEATATATAAAETHRQPSFGVTLATILFPVALMLGKALADIIDTDAKNPSQARVVFDFIGEPLAALTLAVLLAMVTFGYAVGFSGKDLSSKIGASVGPVAAVILIVGAGGGFKQSLIGAGVGDSVAKWADSAHISVLVLGYLVAVALRLATGSATVATVTAAGIVAPLATGLSPTHAALLALAIGSGSLFFSHVNDAGFWLVKELFGLTVQQTIKTWSVMETLVSAVGFGFVALLYAVT, encoded by the coding sequence ATGAGCGCGACCATCCTGACGGCCGCGGGCCAGGCCGCCGAGAAGGCTCCCTGGGACAGCCACGACACCCGCCTGATCGTCGTCGCGCTCGCCGGGATCGTCCTGATCGTCGCCCTGATCGTCTGGGCCAAGTTCCACCCGTTCCTGGCGCTCGTGCTCGGCTCGGCCTTCGTCGGCCTCGTCGGCGGCGTCGGCCTCAGCAGCGTGATCAAGAATTTCGAGACGGGTGTCGGTAGCACCCTGCAGGAGGTCGGGCTGCTCATCGCGCTCGGCGCGATGCTCGGCAAGCTGCTCGCCGACTCCGGCGGCGCGAACCGCGTCATCGACACGCTGCTCGCCCGCGCCTCCGGCCGCGCCATCCCGTGGATGATGGCGCTGGTCGCGGTGATCATCGGGCTGCCGATGTTCTTCGAGATCGGGCTCGTCCTCCTGTTGCCCGTCATCGTGCTGGTCACCCAGCGGTCCGGGCTGAAGCTGATGCGGGTGGCGATTCCGGCGCTCGCAGGCCTGTCCGCCCTGCATGGCCTGGTCCCGCCGCACCCGGGACCGCTGCTGGCGATCTCGGCCGTGAACGCGCAGCTCGGTACGACGCTCGCGCTGGGCGTCGCGGTCGCCGTGCCCACCGTCGTGATCTGTGGCCCGCTGTTCTCGCTGCTCGCGGCCCGTTGGGTACCGGTCGGGCCGCCGGCCGTCGCCGGTGGCGTCGACACCGCGTCCACCCCGGCCACCCCGGCGGCCGCGGCCGCCGCGGCCGCCGCGGCCCAGCCATCGACGACCACCCCCACTGCCGCTGGGCCGACCGCCGAGCCGGCCGCGGCCACCGCCACCGCCACGGTCACCAGGCCGGCCGACCCGGGCACGGCTGCGCCCGAGCACGAGGCCACGGCCACGGCCACGGCCGCCGCCGAGACCCACCGCCAGCCGTCCTTCGGGGTGACGCTCGCGACGATCCTTTTCCCCGTCGCGCTGATGCTGGGCAAGGCGCTCGCGGACATCATCGACACCGACGCCAAGAACCCGTCCCAGGCGCGGGTGGTGTTCGACTTCATCGGCGAGCCGCTGGCCGCGCTGACCCTCGCCGTGCTGCTCGCGATGGTGACCTTCGGGTACGCGGTCGGGTTCAGCGGGAAGGACCTGTCGTCCAAGATCGGCGCCAGCGTGGGCCCGGTCGCCGCGGTGATCCTGATCGTCGGCGCGGGCGGCGGGTTCAAGCAGTCGCTCATCGGCGCCGGCGTCGGCGACTCGGTCGCCAAGTGGGCCGACAGCGCGCATATCTCGGTGCTGGTCCTGGGCTACCTGGTCGCGGTGGCGCTGCGGCTGGCGACCGGCTCGGCGACCGTCGCCACGGTCACCGCCGCGGGCATCGTCGCGCCACTGGCCACGGGCCTGAGCCCGACGCACGCCGCCCTGCTCGCGCTCGCGATCGGTTCCGGCTCGCTGTTCTTCTCCCATGTCAACGACGCCGGCTTCTGGCTGGTCAAGGAGCTGTTCGGCCTCACCGTCCAGCAGACCATCAAGACCTGGTCGGTGATGGAGACCCTGGTCTCCGCCGTCGGCTTCGGTTTCGTCGCTCTCCTCTACGCGGTCACCTGA
- the gshB gene encoding glutathione synthase yields the protein MKVAFVTDPLESLDAVTDTSIGLMRAAQDRNAEVWVTEARLLEAENGRARALARRLRLPAPRPRTGQPSAAASTWYTAGEPRRVWLDDMAAVFVRTEPPLDQTYLTATLILDLVDPAGTVMVNDPRGLRTCWEHVLPMHFPDLIPPTIITADPRAIRAFLAGHEVAVIKPVDGFAGRGVLRLHRDDPNLTSLLELSTHDGSRAVIAQRFLHEVSNGNKRIFVVEGEPVGAVYRYPAAGDFRIGNPATEAAVTHRDREICARLAPDLRRHGIRLAGLDVIGPHLIEVNVTSVGALRKADTLLGWSLCADLVDRVLGTREQRGVA from the coding sequence GTGAAGGTCGCGTTCGTCACCGATCCGCTCGAATCCCTCGACGCGGTCACCGACACCAGCATCGGCCTGATGCGGGCGGCACAGGACAGAAACGCGGAGGTGTGGGTCACCGAGGCCCGCCTGCTCGAGGCCGAGAACGGTCGGGCTCGGGCACTGGCCCGCCGGCTTCGGCTTCCTGCGCCCCGGCCACGCACAGGTCAGCCATCGGCGGCCGCGAGCACCTGGTACACCGCCGGCGAGCCGCGACGCGTCTGGCTTGACGACATGGCCGCCGTCTTCGTACGCACCGAGCCGCCGCTCGACCAGACGTATCTCACCGCGACCCTGATCCTGGACCTCGTCGATCCAGCCGGAACCGTGATGGTCAACGATCCCCGCGGGCTGCGGACCTGCTGGGAGCACGTTCTCCCGATGCACTTCCCCGACCTGATTCCGCCGACGATCATCACCGCGGATCCGCGCGCCATCCGGGCGTTCCTCGCCGGGCATGAGGTCGCCGTGATCAAACCGGTGGACGGCTTCGCCGGCCGCGGTGTCCTGCGGCTGCACCGCGATGATCCCAATCTCACGTCCCTGCTGGAGCTGTCCACTCATGACGGCAGCCGGGCCGTCATCGCGCAGCGTTTTCTCCACGAGGTCTCAAACGGCAACAAGCGGATCTTCGTCGTGGAGGGCGAGCCGGTCGGCGCGGTCTATCGCTACCCGGCGGCCGGTGACTTCCGGATAGGCAATCCGGCCACCGAGGCGGCGGTCACCCACCGCGACCGTGAGATCTGCGCCCGGCTCGCGCCGGACCTGCGGAGACACGGCATCCGCCTTGCCGGTCTGGACGTGATCGGACCACACCTCATCGAGGTGAACGTGACCAGCGTGGGCGCGCTACGCAAGGCCGACACCCTGCTCGGCTGGAGCCTCTGCGCGGACCTCGTCGATCGCGTGCTGGGCACGCGCGAGCAAAGGGGAGTCGCATGA
- a CDS encoding MAPEG family protein encodes MTTAIICTAILGAMVFVLGFNVSRLRGAIAKAGGSQQPSDPANPLFIAVRSHANQAEYVPTLIVLFLLVGARGPAAVAIPLIIGATVVRVLHAYNMLTSKGQGRLTPLHLASALGTYAFGVALAVAVLCTL; translated from the coding sequence ATGACCACCGCCATCATCTGTACCGCGATCCTGGGCGCGATGGTGTTCGTCCTCGGTTTCAACGTCTCCCGGCTGCGGGGCGCGATCGCGAAGGCCGGCGGCTCACAGCAGCCCAGCGACCCGGCGAACCCGCTCTTCATCGCGGTCCGGTCGCACGCCAACCAGGCCGAGTACGTACCAACCCTGATCGTGTTGTTCTTGCTCGTCGGCGCCCGCGGCCCGGCCGCCGTAGCCATTCCACTGATCATCGGCGCCACCGTCGTGCGGGTGCTGCACGCCTACAACATGCTGACTTCCAAGGGCCAGGGGCGCCTCACTCCGCTTCACTTGGCTTCCGCGCTCGGTACCTACGCCTTCGGCGTCGCCCTCGCCGTCGCGGTCCTCTGCACCCTCTGA